A DNA window from Anastrepha obliqua isolate idAnaObli1 chromosome 5, idAnaObli1_1.0, whole genome shotgun sequence contains the following coding sequences:
- the LOC129248091 gene encoding F-actin-capping protein subunit beta: MSDVQMDSALDLMRRLPPQQIEKNLIDLIDLAPELCEDLLSSVDQPLKIAKDKEYNKDYLLCDYNRDGDSYRSPWSNTYYPPLEDGQMPSDRLRKLEVEANYAFDQYREMYYEGGVSSVYLWDLEHGFAAVVLIKKAGDGNKKIRGCWDSIHVVEVQEKPTGRTAHYKLTSTAMLWLQTNKQGSGTMNLGGSLTRQTEQDANVSESSPHIVNIGKMVEEMENKIRNTLNEIYFGKTKDIINGLRSVQPLADQRQEVAMKQDLAAAILKRNVKPESN; encoded by the exons ATG tCGGACGTACAAATGGACAGTGCGCTTGATCTGATGCGCCGCCTGCCACCCCAACAAATTGAAAAGAATCTTATTGATTTAATTGACTTGGCGCCGGAGCTATGCGAAGACTTGCTTTCATCGGTGGATCAGCCACTGAAAATCGCAAAAGATAAGGAATATAACAAAGATTACCTCCTGTGCGATTACAACCGCGATGGTGATTCTTACCGATCACCATGGTCAAACACTTACTACCCGCCTTTAGAGGACGGTCAAATGCCGTCCGATCGATTGCGTAAATTAGAGGTTGAGGCAAACTATGCTTTTGATCAATACCGTGAGATGTATTACGAAGGTGGCGTATCCTCGGTATACCTGTGGGACTTGGAGCACGGATTCGCAGCGGTAGTGCTGATTAAAAAAGCAGGCgatggtaataaaaaaatacgtggATGCTGGGACTCCATTCACGTCGTTGAGGTGCAGGAGAAGCCTACGGGGCGAACGGCACATTACAAACTAACCTCCACAGCTATGCTGTGgctgcaaacaaacaaacaaggtTCAGGCACAATGAACTTGGGTGGCTCGTTGACACGTCAAACGGAACAAGACGCCAATGTGAGTGAATCGTCGCCACATATTGTAAACATTGGCAAAATGGTAGAAGAGATGGAGAATAAAATACGTAACACGCTTAATGAAATATACTTTGGCAAGACGAAGGATATTATAAATGGGTTGCGAAGTGTTCAGCCGCTAGCCGATCAACGACAAGAGGTAGCCATGAAGCAGGATTTGGCTGCGGCGATCCTAAAACGTAACGTAAAACCAGAATCGAACTGA
- the LOC129246941 gene encoding transmembrane protein 87A, translated as MLRRKLLVVVKAFLMVALFVPVTHGKSDPGKTMKILTPSANVAREQRPLLANSKIKVHIECESHEQLNVVVTWTLFERPCWYDKRLPESLYNAYEQQLQLQNKSDSGFIAMDTKNSLCPMHPILLPEKPWPIRETTAAAAKAPGEAATSSPATGALQSANTFKHPTAPYAKTIITIGRDGIYDLTLKIEAAKTSDASDFSSFVQLDIVGPDGGYLSAIDHPLLAFYGIMCVVYVIFGVIWLSVSFMQWRDLLRIQFWIGGVILLGMLEKAFFYAQYYSLNTTGVPVQGAELVAEFVSCAKRTLARMLVIIMSLGFGIVKPRLGPMLHRVVGVGALYFVLACVESYLRVTSTKTDEQLVAAIPLAVLDTGICWWIFTSLVQTTRTLRLRRNMVKLSLYRHFTNTLIFSVIASVMFMLYALHVRKTQNCTPVWRNIWLDTAFWHVLFSVLLLVIMILWRPTNNNQRYAFTPLLDAPEDEDDDEEDQFVADAYGVKMRNSHTNGGTKTPPNSQRATTTEEDDLRWVEDNIPSSIADPALPVLDSDEEIITTKFEVSKMQ; from the exons atgttGAGAAGAAAACTACTGGTGGTGGTGAAAGCGTTTCTAATGGTGGCTTTGTTTGTGCCAGTGACGCATGGAAAATCTGATCCTGGCAAAACTATGAAAATACTAACGCCG AGCGCAAATGTGGCACGTGAGCAGCGACCATTACTAGCCAACTCTAAAATAAAAGTGCAca TCGAATGTGAAAGCCATGAGCAGTTAAATGTTGTCGTCACATGGACACTTTTTGAACGACCATGTTGGTATGATAAACGCTTG CCCGAAAGTTTGTACAATGCTTATGAGCAGCAATTGCAATTGCAAAACAAATCAGATTCCGGTTTCATTGCCATGGACACGAAAAATTCCTTATGTCCAATGCATCCAATTTTGTTACCCGAAAAGCCATGGCCAATACGAGAAACAACCGCTGCAGCAGCAAAAGCGCCGGGCGAAGCTGCAACGTCATCACCAGCCACGGGTGCGTTGCAATCGGCGAATACATTCAAACATCCTACAgcg CCATATGCAAAAACAATCATAACTATCGGCAGAGATGGCATCTACGATTTGACACTGAAAATTGAGGCTGCCAAAACATCCGACGCCTCAGACTTTTCCTCGTTCGTTCAACTGGATATTGTTGGGCCGGATGGCGGTTACCTCTCGGCCATTGATCACCCATTGTTGGCG TTCTATGGCATAATGTGCGTTGTCTATGTGATTTTCGGCGTTATCTGGCTCTCTGTGTCGTTCATGCAATGGCGTGATCTGTTGCGCATACAATTCTGGATTGGTGGCGTCATACTACTGGGCATGTTAGAGAAAGCCTTCTTCTACGCGCAGTACTACAGTTTGAATACGACAGGTGTTCCCGTGCAGGGTGCTGAACTGGTGGCGGAATTTGTTTCGTGCGCAAAACGCACCTTGGCTCGCATGCTTGTCATTATTATGAGTCTAGGATTTGGCATTGTAAA ACCGCGTTTGGGTCCAATGCTTCATCGCGTGGTCGGCGTTGGTGCGCTTTACTTTGTGTTGGCCTGCGTTGAGAGTTATTTGCGTGTGACAAGCACGAAAACCGATGAGCAGCTGGTTGCCGCCATTCCCTTGGCTGTGCTGGACACAGGCATTTGCTGGTGGATATTCACCTCGCTGGTACAGACTACCAGAACGCTGCGCTTGAGAAG aAATATGGTTAAATTGTCGTTGTATAGACACTTCACAAACACACTGATATTCTCGGTGATTGCATCAGTGATGTTTATGTTGTATGCATTGCATGTGCGCAAGACACAGAACTGCACACCG GTCTGGCGTAATATTTGGTTAGATACCGCCTTCTGGCATGTGCTTTTTTCGGTGTTATTGCTGGTGATTATGATTTTGTGGCGCCCCACAAACAACAATCAACGCTATGCCTTCACACCGTTGCTTGATGCTCCCGAAGATGAGGATGACGATG AGGAAGATCAATTTGTCGCCGATGCGTATGGCGTAAAAATGCGCAATTCCCATACAAATGGCGGTACCAAAACTCCACCAAATTCACAGCGCGCTACAACAACCGAGGAGGATGATTTGCGTTGGGTAGAAGATAATATACCGTCATCAATAGCGGACCCAGCGTTGCCAGTTTTGGATTCGGACGAAGAAATTATAACTACGAAATTCGAAGTTTCGAAAATGCAATAG
- the LOC129246940 gene encoding WD repeat-containing and planar cell polarity effector protein fritz: MLTLLGECHLWSIRDEVRIKSTDLGAFRYTRNREVQQQNTELMALAKRDYIERRSGITVLKNSRKAPGRLKDNIKRLEELLRTYKIVHSEWRDAAQVLLLFANGIIAHICVDAATGDILRMVYEKYFVGKLASEVITDAFFTRSHIVLAYNTNQLTVVHLQKPNTRQQGPEKINNMDPRIFHVIIPGPSERKLSRHLTVNSSADLFVIWTKSSQNEVYPWRPTIRDQDRANIHVFKLKGMQIESVSYCWSENDPLSVDFLRSAESQILTVEQKVSRKGEISAEVCTYEINSGKMQRATVTSISMGTQICCHAFSPDQEKLFLGSIDRKLCLHDLVQQVTKVASQIDIIPTQCAWHSDSSIVMVANERAQFQCFDLALTAVGNQLQSEDVTPLNLLDLSHYFTIQPTLLRITFSRKPDMSQHSLPYVQTDCLLLLHFEHGPLGCLRLFAGAGMRGDIHNSGLTADVLVDKYLSLNQLEKAVNLLVALNWETYGAMCLISLHKIANHVFYRGDAKRVRVELLGKALKTFTDELSEETKDEFSDQVFDLKRRFFFYLLRKHMYAEAFEVAEDIEDYDLFMDLFNLTKSNTNLIEFSTAAFSQAATILHEEEGHGNGVGGLAISNLSLIAEYRSESVCSQSTYSDLQILKRTKLQHNNYTKEHLKNYVPPLPSFKSKIFNAEMIKINIPKPELRMENTQETLRTRPPPPPLPLPSLRNIKVSQNAMIATGTNSTLAELSMKSGSDLNNAGSGHIAAPAVTLLPWQQQLPADAKAPNSTPPHTATMLPRIPTNSNNAHVLASANSAHAQPTSTTFVHHASPAVVAESSLPLPQKHMQSLPPPVLTQTSAVAAIGLQSGIYKPKYYQHPLVSGTIPPTLAATSEDHQKRLLQKKPTASILSNSSTQQLQQNGGNLVNGGNGTPLTNGMHKELHSGGGNGRNAAGEKNKVKFSDTVQVAVVPEIPRKEKPQAPKRNGYSRPLSRNITNPKKELADSLPLCHPHDEYLKDFNPLSAAEEMPRPPIKSNNREEASKSRKPNTTSQPAIKVVHFGVV; encoded by the exons ATGCTGACGCTCCTCGGTGAGTGTCATCTGTGGAGTATACGGGATGAAGTGCGCATCAAATCGACCGATCTGGGAGCCTTCCGCTACACACGCAATCGAGAGGTTCAGCAGCAGAATACTGAGTTGATGGCGCTCGCTAAGCGAGACTATATCGAACGACGCAGTGGTATTACGGTGCTGAAAAATAGTCGCAAGGCTCCAGGTCGCTTAAAGGATAACATTAAAAGGTTAGAGGAACTACTGCGAACATATAAAATCGTGCACTCCGAATGGCGAGATGCAGCACAAGTGCTCCTGCTCTTTGCAAATGGTATTATTGCGCACATTTGCGTGGACGCAGCAACAGGTGACATACTGCGTATGGTTTATGAGAAATACTTCGTTGGTAAGCTTGCATCGGAAGTCATCACCGATG CGTTTTTCACACGTTCCCACATCGTCTTGGCCTACAACACGAACCAGTTGACGGTGGTGCATTTGCAGAAACCGAATACACGGCAGCAAGGGCCTgagaaaattaacaatatggatCCGCGCATATTTCATGTGATAATACCGGGACCGTCGGAACGAAAATTGTCACGACATCTAACGGTGAACAGCAGTGCAGATCTATTTGTCATATGGACGAAATCCTCACAAAATGAAGTTTATCCTTGGCGACCAACGATACGCGATCAAGATCGGGCGAATATACACGTGTTTAAATTAAAAGG AATGCAAATTGAGTCCGTTTCGTATTGTTGGTCCGAAAATGATCCGCTCTCTGTGGATTTCCTACGTTCAGCCGAAAGTCAAATTCTCACCGTAGAGCAGAAAGTGTCACGGAAGGGTGAAATATCTGCCGAAGTATGTACCTACGAAATAAACTCCGGTAAAATGCAACGCGCCACAGTCACATCAATTTCAATGGGTACACAAATCTGCTGTCACGCCTTCAGTCCGGATCAAGAGAAACTGTTCTTGGGCTCGATCGATCGTAAACTCTGCCTACACGATTTGGTGCAGCAAGTCACAAAAGTTGCCTCACAAATTGATATC ATACCCACACAATGTGCCTGGCACTCGGATAGCAGCATTGTTATGGTCGCCAATGAGCGTGCACAATTCCAATGTTTTGACCTCGCCCTAACGGCAGTGGGTAATCAGTTGCAGAGCGAAGATGTCACTCCACTGAATTTATTGGATCTTTCACACTACTTCACCATACAACCAACACTGCTGCGTATTACCTTTAGCCGCAAGCCTGATATGTCACAACATTCATTGCCTTATGTGCAAACCGATTGTTTGCTACTATTGCATTTCGAGCATGGACCATTAGGTTGTTTGCGACTTTTTGCTGGCGCCGGTATGCGTGGCGATATACACAATTCGGGCCTGACCGCTGATGTTTTAGTTGACAAATATTTGTCGCTAAATCAACTGGAGAAAGCGGTAAATCTGCTGGTGGCGCTCAACTGGGAAACATACGGGGCGATGTGTTTGATATCACTGCACAAGATTGCGAATCATGTCTTCTATCGTGGCGATGCAAAACGTGTGCGCGTGGAATTGTTGGGAAAAGCGCTAAAGACATTCACCGATGAACTTTCCGAAGAGACAAAAGATGAGTTCAGCGACCAAGTCTTCGATCTGAAACGACGATTTTTCTTTTATCTACTGcg GAAACATATGTACGCAGAGGCTTTTGAAGTCGCCGAGGATATTGAAGACTATGACCTGTTTATGGATCTATTCAATTTAACGAAATCAAATACGAATTTAATTGAATTCTCAACAGCTGCCTTCAGCCAAGCTGCGACTATACTGCACGAGGAGGAAGGTCATGGCAATGGCGTAGGTGGCTTAGCAATTAGCAACCTAAGTCTGATTGCCGAGTATCGTTCGGAATCCGTTTGCTCGCAATCAACGTATTCCGATCTACAAATTCTGAAGAGAACTAAACTACAACACAACAACTACACAAAAGAACATTTGAAAAACTATGTGCCACCCTTGCCATCATTTAAATCGAAAATATTCAACgccgaaatgataaaaattaatattccaAAGCCAGAACTACGCATGGAAAATACGCAAGAAACGTTGCGCACACGTCCGCCACCACCACCGCTCCCATTGCCATCGCTGCGCAACATTAAGGTTTCACAAAATGCAATGATTGCGACAGGTACAAACAGCACACTGGCCGAGCTATCCATGAAGAGTGGCAGCGACTTGAATAATGCTGGAAGTG GACATATTGCTGCCCCAGCTGTTACCCTGTTACCTTGGCAACAGCAATTGCCAGCAGATGCTAAGGCGCCAAACAGTACACCACCGCATACCGCTACAATGCTACCACGGATCCCTACTAATAGCAACAATGCCCATGTGCTGGCATCTGCGAATTCAGCGCATGCACAACCCACCTCCACAACTTTCGTGCACCATGCTTCACCGGCTGTTGTGGCTGAAAGCTCTTTGCCATTACCACAAAAACATATGCAATCGCTTCCACCGCCAGTGCTTACGCAAACTTCTGCTGTTGCTGCCATTGGGTTGCAATCTGGTATTTATAAACCAAAGTACTATCAACACCCTTTGGTATCTGGCACAATACCACCTACTTTGGCGGCGACGAGTGAGGATCATCAAAAGcgtttgttacaaaaaaagCCCACCGCATCAATACTATCGAACAGTTCCacacaacaactgcaacaaaaTGGTGGTAATTTGGTCAACGGTGGCAATGGTACACCGCTTACAAATGGTATGCATAAAGAGTTGCACAGTGGCGGTGGAAATGGTCGCAACGCTGCCGGCGAGAAGAATAAAGTAAAGTTCTCCGACACGGTACAGGTCGCTGTTGTGCCG GAGATCCCACGTAAAGAAAAGCCACAAGCACCGAAACGTAATGGCTATTCACGTCCTTTGTCGCGCAATATAACAAATCCGAAAAAAGAACTAGCCGATAGTTTGCCACTGTGTCATCCCCACGatgaatatttaaaagattttaatCCTTTATCAGCAG CCGAAGAAATGCCTCGTCCGCCAATAAAGTCCAATAATCGTGAAGAAGCCTCAAAATCGCGCAAACCGAACACTACTTCGCAACCAGCCATTAAAGTGGTCCATTTCGGAGTGGTTTAA
- the LOC129246942 gene encoding 39S ribosomal protein L48, mitochondrial, whose protein sequence is MLRKLSPLVPRLLHTTAAAVNTVSTRQYSEGRSVYEPDYLESLKPKYPQYSCLNVQIKGYDFPILESYQRYLHSVAEYLEIDVSDCYALPPQTTRVQKLRPNSAVVDAEYKLTIYERTLQMIDVAAPVYPVFFRVAQAALPEGVQLSVQEHSEDFEERRYVPDRDLLDLKAELERMQAGGMGGPKKK, encoded by the exons ATGCTGAGAAAG cTGAGTCCACTTGTCCCGCGTCTTTTACACACTACTGCAGCCGCCGTTAACACAGTTTCAACACGGCAGTACAGCGAAGGACGCAGTGTGTATGAACCGGATTACTTAGAA tcATTAAAACCCAAATATCCACAATATTCCTGCCTCAATGTGCAAATTAAAGGTTACGATTTTCCGATACTTGAGAGCTACCAGCGCTACTTACACAGTGTTGCAGAATACCTAGAAATTGATGTGTCCGATTG TTACGCTTTGCCTCCACAAACCACTCGTGTACAAAAACTGCGCCCTAATTCAGCTGTCGTCGACGCCGAGTACAAGTTGACTATTTACGAACGCACTCTGCAAATGATTGATGTGGCCGCACCTGTGTATCCTGTTTTCTTTCGCGTCGCACAAGCTGCCTTGCCGGAAGGTGTGCAGCTAAGTGTACAAGAGCACTCTGAGGACTTTGAAGAGCGCCGCTATGTACCTGATCGTGATCTGCTCGATTTGAAGGCAGAATTGGAACGCATGCAAGCAGGCGGTATGGGTGGccccaagaaaaaataa